The DNA segment GTGGACACCAACACCGCCAGCCGCGAGAAGGCGGAGGCCATGGGCGTGGATTTCGGCCGGATCTACCTCACCGACGACCTCTGCCCGGGCAAGGAAGTGGTGTTCGCCGCCTGCGGCGTCACCGACGGCAACCTCCTCCAGGGCGTGCGCCACTTCGGCCACGGCGTGCGGACCTCCAGCCTGATCCTCACCTACGGCGCCCACCAGGTGCGCTTCATCGACACGGTCCACATCAAGGACGGCGAGACGGTGACTGTCCGGTTCTAGCGAACCTTCCGTGGGCGAATCCCTCCGCACCCGCCTGTTCCGCTGGGCCTTCAACTTGTGGCCCTGCTTCCGGGGCACGGGCGCGCGGGTGACGTCCATCGCCGCGGACTGGTCGGAGATCCGCCTGCGGCTTCCCCTCTCCTGGCGGACCCGGAACTACGTGGGGACCATCTTCGGCGGCAGCCTCTACGCCGCCGTGGACCCCTTCTACATGCTGATGCTGATCCACCGGCTGGGGCCCGAATTCGTGGTGTGGGACAAGGCCGCCGCCATCCGGTTCCGCCGGCCGGGCCGCACCACCCTCTTCGCGGCGTTCCGCCTGGAGGAAGCCGAAGTCGACGAGATCCGCCGCCTGCTGCAGGAGCAGCCGAAAGTGGACCGGACCTACACCGTGGAACTGCGAGATGCGGAAGGCGTCGTTCACGCGGAAATACAGAAAGTGATCCACATATCCCACCAAATGACTTCCTGATAGGCTTTTACCCTCAACTTACGAGGTCATCCATGGCTGTTTCTCTCCGCGCCTCCCTGTGCTTGGGGCTGGGCCTGGCCGCCCTGTCGGTGGGAGCCCAGTCCAAGCCCGGGATCGACCCCGTCAACCTGGATACCGCCGTCCGGCCCTGCGACGACTTCTACGCCTTTGCCAACGGGGGCTGGCTGAAGACCCACGCCCTGCCCGCGGACAAGTCCCGCTACGGAACCATGGAGGAGCTGAGCGAGGGGAACCGGGCCATCCTCAAGCGGATCCTGGAGGAGACCAGCGCGAAGCGGGACTGGGCCAAGGGGAGCGTGCAGCAGAAGGTGGGTGATTTCTACGCCGCCGGCATGGACGAGGCCGCCATCGAGAGGCGGGGGCTGGCTCCCCTCAAGCCGATCCTCGCGTCCATCGAGGGCCTGAAGGACGTGCAGCGCTTGCCCGGGCTGCTGGCGGACCTCCACGCGCAGGGCCTGCCCGGAGGCTTCGCCTTCTTCGTCCGCCAGGACGCCAAGGCCTCCACGCGGTACTTGGGCTATCTGAATCAGGGCGGAACGGGGCTCCCCGACCGCGACTACTACCTGAAGGACGATGTCCGCAGCCGGGAGATCCGCGCGAAGTACGAGGCCCACGTGGCGAAGGTCCTGACGCTGGCGGGCGACGCGCCGGACCTGGCGCGGGCCAGGGCGCGCGTGGTGCTCGACCTGGAGACCCGCCTGGCCGAGGCCCAGTGGACCCGCGTGGAGATGCGGAATCCCCAGAAGACCTACAACAAGCGCACCCTCGCCCAAGTGGCTGACGAAGCTCCGGGCTTCGACTGGAAGGCCTACTTCCGGGCCCGGGGCGTGAAGCTGGAGGAGCTGAACCTCACCCAGCCCTCCTTCTTCCGGGCCTTCGGCAAGGTGGTTTCGGAAGTCCCCGCGCCCCAGTGGCGCACCTACCTCCGCTGGCAGGCCCTCAATGCCACGGCGCACCAGCTGCCGAAGGCCTTCGGCGACGAGTCCTTCGCCTTCCACGGCCGGATCCTCAACGGCACGCCCGAGCAGGAACCCCGGGCCAAGCGCGTCGAAGCCGCCACGGACGGCACCCTGGGCGAGGCCCTGGGCCAGCTCTACGTGAAGGTGGCCTTCCCGCCCGAATCCAAGAAGAAGGTGCTGGAGCTGGTGGAGAACCTCCGCGGGGCCCTGCGCGAACGGATCGAAGGGCTGGGCTGGATGAGCGCGGAGACCAAGGTCCAGGCCCTGCGGAAGCTGCAGGCCTTCGGCGTGAAGATCGGCTATCCCGACACCTGGAAGACCTACGCCTTCGACGTGAGGCGGGACGACTACTTCGGCAACGTGAGGCGGGGCGCGGCGTTCCGCATCCGCGAGAACCTGGCCAAATTAGGCAAGCCCATCGACCGCGGGGAGTGGAGCATGACGCCTCCCACCGTGAACGCCTACTACAGCTCCACCATGAACGAGATCGTGTTTCCGGCGGGGATCCTCCAGCCGCCCTTCTTCGATCCCAAGGCCGATGACGCCGTGAACTACGGCGCCCTGGGTTTCGTCATCGGCCACGAGATGACGCACGGGTTCGACGACAGCGGCAGCCAGTTCGACGCCGACGGCAACCTCCAGAACTGGTGGACCGACGCCGACCGCAAGGCCTACGAGGCCCGGACCGACCTGGTGGTGAAGCAGTACGACGCCTACGAGCCGCTGAAGGGCGAGCACGTGAACGGCAAGCTGACCCTCGGCGAGAACATCGCCGACATCGGCGGGCTCAAGATCGCCTTCGCCGCCTACCGGAACCGCCTGAAGGGCAAACCCGAGCCCGCCTCCATCGACGGGTTCACCGGCCCCCAGCGGTTCTTCCTCGGCGCCGCCACGGTCTGGCGCAACCACATCCGCGAGGCGGCGCTGTCCGTCCGCCTCAAGACCGATCCCCACAGTCCCGGCCGCCAGCGGGTGAACGGGCCCCTGTCCAACCTCCCCGAATTCTACGAAGCCTTCGGCTGCGCCGACGGCGAGGCCATGAAGCGCGACGCGAAGGTCCGCCCGGCCATCTGGTGATCTCCGCGCTCCGGAGAAAGGAAACGATCTTGAAGACCCGACCCGCCCTCCTTGCCGTGGCGCTGCTGGCGCCCCTTTCCGCCCAGACGGCCTATCACGGGTTCAACCCCGCGAACATGGACCTCTCGGTCAAGCCCACCCAGGACTTCTTCCAGTACGCCGTGGGCGGCTGGGCCAAGCGCACCCCCATCCCCGCGGAGTACGACCGCTACGGCGTGGACCAGGAGATCGACGCCCGCACCCACCGGATCCTGAAGGAGATCCTGGAAGCCGCCGCCGTCGCCAAGGGCGCACCGGGCTCGGAAACCCAGAAGGCCGGCGATTTCTACTCCAGCGGAATGGACGAGGCCGGCATCGAGGCGCAGGGCATCGCGCCCCTCAAGCCATGCTTCGCGCGCATCGACGGGGTGAAGGACGCCGCGTCCTTGGCTCCCGTCCTGGCGGACCTCCACCGGATCGGCGCCTACGCCGGGTTCTACTTCGGCGTCGAACAGGACGACAAGGAGAGCAGCCGCTACTCCATGGTGCTGGGCCAGGGCGGGCTGGGCCTGCCGGACCGCGACTACTACCTGAAGGACGATCCCAAATCGAAGGAGCTGCTGGCCGCCTACCGCGCCCACGTGGCGAAGATCCTGGGCCTGGCGGGCTGCGATCCCAAGGACGCCGACCGCGTCCTGGCCCTGGAAACCCGCCTCGCCAAGGCCAGCATGAGCCGCGTCGAGCAGCGCGATCCCAACGCCGTCTACCACGCCCTGACGCCGGCGCAGCTGAAGGCCGCGGCTCCGGGCTTCCCCATCGACGCCTACCTCAAGGCCCTGGGCACCGCCGCGCCGGATCGCTTCGTGGTCCGCCAACCGGCCTTCCTGGCCGAACTGGGGAAGGCCATGCAGGAGGTTCCCGCGGACCAGTGGCGCGTCTACCTGCGCTGGACCCTCCTCCGCAGCGCCGCCCCGGCGCTGCCCAAGGCCTTCGAGCAGGAGGCCTTCGCCTTCTACGGCACGCGGCTCCAGGGCACCACCGCCCAGCACCCGCGGTGGAAGCGCGTGATGTTCGCGGCGGACCGCGGGCTGGGCGAGGCTCTGGGTAAGCTCTACGTCCAGCAGGCCTTCCCCGCCGCCAGCAAGGCCAAGGTTCTGGAGATGGTGGAGAACCTCCGCGCCGCCCTGAAGGTCCGCATCGAGGGCCTGGCCTGGATGAGCGCCCCCACCAAGGCCAAGGCCCAGCAGAAGCTCGCGGCCATGCGGGTGAAGATCGGCTATCCCGACGTCTGGCGCGACTACGCCAAGCTCGACCTCAAGCGCCAGCCCTACGTCCTGAACGTGCTGGAGACGCGGCGCTTCGAGTTCCAGCGGCGGCTGGCGAACCTCGGCCGGCCCATCGACCGCAACGAGTGGGAGATGACGCCCCAGACCAACAACGCCTACTACAGCCCCACCATGAACGAGATCGTGTTCCCCGCGGGCATCCTCCAGCCGCCCTACTTCGATCCCGCCTCGGACGACGCCGTGAACTACGGCAACATCGGCGCCACGATCGGGCACGAGATGACGCACGGGTTCGACGACGAGGGCCGCCAGTTCGATGCCGACGGCAACCTCAAGAGCTGGTGGACCGCCGAGGACGAGAAGGCCTACAACGTCCGCGCGGAACTGGTGGTGAAGCAGTTCGACGCCTTCGAGCCCCTGCCCGGCCTCAAGCTCAACGGCCGCCTCACCCTGGGCGAGAACATCGCCGACCTCGGCGGGCTCAAGCTGGCGTGGGACGCGTGGAAGCTCAGCCAGAAGGGCAAGCCTCCCGTCGGCAAGATCGAGGGCTTCACGCCGGAGCAGCGGTTCTTCCTGGGCTACGCCGAGACCTGGCGCACCCTCACCCGCGAGGAGGCCGCCCGCCTGCGCGTCGTCACCGATCCCCACAGCCCCGCCAAGTTCCGCGTCAACGGGCCCCTGGCCAACCTGCCGGAGTTCTACGGCGCCTTCGGCTGCCAGGACGGCGATCCCATGAAGCGGCCCGAGAAGGACCGCCCGGCCATCTGGTAGCCTCCTCCCTGCACTCCGTAGCCACAAGGATTCCCATGCGATTCAGACCCCTCGTCCTCCTCGGGACCCTCCTCGCCGCCGGCGCGGCCCTGGAGGCCTGCACCAACCTGCTCGTGACCAAGGGCGCGAGCAAGGACGGCTCCACCATGATCACCTACGCCGCCGACAGCCATACGCTCTACGGCGAGCTGTACTTCAAGCGCGGCGGGCGCCACCTCGCCGGCGAGCTGCGCGACATCCGCGAGTGGGACAGCGGCTTCACCTTCGACACCGGCAAGCTGCTGGGCCGTATCCCCGAGGCCGCCGTCACCTACACCCGCGTGGGCAACATGAACGAGCACCAGCTCACCATCGCCGAGACCACTTTCGGCGGGCGGAAGGAGCTGGCGGGCCCCAGCGGGATCATCGACTACGGCAGCCTGATCTACATCGCCCTCGAGCGCGCCAAGACCGCCCGTGAAGCCATCGACGTGATGACGCAGCTGACGGAGGAATTCGGCTACGCCAGCACCGGCGAGAGCTTCTCCATCGCCGATCCCAACGAGGTGTGGATCCTCGAAATGGTCGGCCGCGGCAAGGGCCAGAAGGGCTCCCTGTGGGTGGCGTACAAGCTCCCCGACGGGACCATCAGCGCCCACGCCAACCAGGCCCGCATCCG comes from the Geothrix sp. 21YS21S-4 genome and includes:
- a CDS encoding DUF4442 domain-containing protein; this translates as MGESLRTRLFRWAFNLWPCFRGTGARVTSIAADWSEIRLRLPLSWRTRNYVGTIFGGSLYAAVDPFYMLMLIHRLGPEFVVWDKAAAIRFRRPGRTTLFAAFRLEEAEVDEIRRLLQEQPKVDRTYTVELRDAEGVVHAEIQKVIHISHQMTS
- a CDS encoding M13 family metallopeptidase, which gives rise to MAVSLRASLCLGLGLAALSVGAQSKPGIDPVNLDTAVRPCDDFYAFANGGWLKTHALPADKSRYGTMEELSEGNRAILKRILEETSAKRDWAKGSVQQKVGDFYAAGMDEAAIERRGLAPLKPILASIEGLKDVQRLPGLLADLHAQGLPGGFAFFVRQDAKASTRYLGYLNQGGTGLPDRDYYLKDDVRSREIRAKYEAHVAKVLTLAGDAPDLARARARVVLDLETRLAEAQWTRVEMRNPQKTYNKRTLAQVADEAPGFDWKAYFRARGVKLEELNLTQPSFFRAFGKVVSEVPAPQWRTYLRWQALNATAHQLPKAFGDESFAFHGRILNGTPEQEPRAKRVEAATDGTLGEALGQLYVKVAFPPESKKKVLELVENLRGALRERIEGLGWMSAETKVQALRKLQAFGVKIGYPDTWKTYAFDVRRDDYFGNVRRGAAFRIRENLAKLGKPIDRGEWSMTPPTVNAYYSSTMNEIVFPAGILQPPFFDPKADDAVNYGALGFVIGHEMTHGFDDSGSQFDADGNLQNWWTDADRKAYEARTDLVVKQYDAYEPLKGEHVNGKLTLGENIADIGGLKIAFAAYRNRLKGKPEPASIDGFTGPQRFFLGAATVWRNHIREAALSVRLKTDPHSPGRQRVNGPLSNLPEFYEAFGCADGEAMKRDAKVRPAIW
- a CDS encoding M13 family metallopeptidase, which produces MKTRPALLAVALLAPLSAQTAYHGFNPANMDLSVKPTQDFFQYAVGGWAKRTPIPAEYDRYGVDQEIDARTHRILKEILEAAAVAKGAPGSETQKAGDFYSSGMDEAGIEAQGIAPLKPCFARIDGVKDAASLAPVLADLHRIGAYAGFYFGVEQDDKESSRYSMVLGQGGLGLPDRDYYLKDDPKSKELLAAYRAHVAKILGLAGCDPKDADRVLALETRLAKASMSRVEQRDPNAVYHALTPAQLKAAAPGFPIDAYLKALGTAAPDRFVVRQPAFLAELGKAMQEVPADQWRVYLRWTLLRSAAPALPKAFEQEAFAFYGTRLQGTTAQHPRWKRVMFAADRGLGEALGKLYVQQAFPAASKAKVLEMVENLRAALKVRIEGLAWMSAPTKAKAQQKLAAMRVKIGYPDVWRDYAKLDLKRQPYVLNVLETRRFEFQRRLANLGRPIDRNEWEMTPQTNNAYYSPTMNEIVFPAGILQPPYFDPASDDAVNYGNIGATIGHEMTHGFDDEGRQFDADGNLKSWWTAEDEKAYNVRAELVVKQFDAFEPLPGLKLNGRLTLGENIADLGGLKLAWDAWKLSQKGKPPVGKIEGFTPEQRFFLGYAETWRTLTREEAARLRVVTDPHSPAKFRVNGPLANLPEFYGAFGCQDGDPMKRPEKDRPAIW